The Treponema medium genome has a window encoding:
- a CDS encoding XdhC family protein, with protein MDTEILKYVTADTANGITGVLCTIIEAHGSSPREAGTSMWVTPELVRGTVGGGVSEHEVIKKAREMLKTGDATCIIKKNLTAEEGLACGGSIQVYLEKIGNDPELFIFGGGHVGRALAKVAAFIGFRVTVWDDRADCITKELFPTARRLCCPLQQLFLKETAASIQNNKATHDNSPSCDSAVPREAVPVSHTVLQFHENVYCVAVTRGHRCDADVLRYLYGKKLAYIGMIGSFEKNAAVVKLLADEGISKEYLDSIYKPIGLPIRAETPEEIAVSIAAELIAVRHHGNPALLRSGYADSRHG; from the coding sequence ATGGATACCGAGATTTTAAAGTATGTTACAGCCGATACGGCAAACGGTATTACGGGCGTATTATGCACAATTATCGAAGCGCATGGCTCTTCGCCACGGGAAGCCGGAACGTCGATGTGGGTAACTCCGGAGCTTGTCCGCGGTACGGTAGGCGGCGGTGTTTCCGAACATGAAGTTATCAAAAAGGCACGTGAAATGCTGAAAACAGGCGATGCTACCTGTATCATAAAGAAAAATCTCACTGCAGAAGAAGGTCTCGCGTGCGGAGGTTCTATCCAAGTGTATCTTGAAAAGATAGGGAATGATCCTGAACTGTTTATCTTCGGCGGCGGACACGTTGGTCGTGCGCTTGCAAAAGTTGCTGCCTTTATCGGATTTCGCGTTACCGTTTGGGATGACCGTGCCGATTGCATTACAAAAGAACTATTCCCGACGGCGCGGCGGCTTTGTTGTCCGTTGCAACAGCTGTTTCTCAAAGAAACGGCTGCATCTATTCAAAATAATAAGGCGACGCACGATAATTCGCCGTCCTGCGATAGTGCTGTGCCGCGAGAAGCTGTACCGGTATCTCATACCGTTCTACAGTTTCACGAGAACGTATATTGCGTTGCGGTAACCCGTGGGCATCGCTGCGATGCAGATGTCTTGCGGTATCTGTACGGTAAAAAACTTGCCTATATCGGCATGATCGGCTCATTTGAAAAAAATGCCGCGGTTGTAAAGCTGCTTGCTGATGAAGGTATCAGCAAAGAGTACCTCGATTCCATCTATAAACCGATCGGACTGCCCATCAGAGCGGAAACACCTGAAGAAATTGCAGTTTCCATCGCCGCCGAGCTTATCGCCGTTCGGCATCACGGAAACCCTGCACTATTACGCAGTGGCTATGCCGATTCCCGCCACGGATAG
- a CDS encoding valine--tRNA ligase, with protein MEDILHTIELEKAYNPKDFEDRIYADWEKQGCFKPVKKTDSTDRYVVAIPPPNVTGVLHMGHGLNNVLQDVVVRYHRMKGDETLWIPGTDHAGIATQNVVERQLKAEGKTRHDLGREAFLKRTWEVKEKHHSIITNQLRKIGASVDWSRERFTMDEGLSYAVRTVFVTLYERGLIYRGNYLVNWCPSCGTALADDEVDHEETKGGMYHILYPLADENGVPSASEYIEIATTRPETLLGDTAVAVHPEDPRYTHLIGKKLVLPLTGRCIPIVADSYVDKEFGTGAVKITPAHDPNDWEVGKRHNLEVINILNPDGTLNAAVPEKYRGMTVKAAREAVIADLETAGLFKEKENIKHAVGHCYRCHSVVEPYLSEQWFVKMKPLADKALAAWKKGELVFYPQKWENTYSHWMENIRDWCISRQLWWGHRIPVWYCQDCGKMTVSVKDVTECPHCKSAALKQDSDVLDTWFSSWLWPFSTLGWPEKTEDLQRYYPTSAVITAHDIIFFWVARMIMAGLEFTGTVPFRDVYLHDLVRDKQGRKMSKSLGNGIDPLNIIDEYGADALKFTLTFMCTQGQDILIDNESFKLGSRFANKIWNASRYILGNLEGRRIVPVSASELTELDRWIYHTLNETVKNVRAAFEGYRYNEVGHGIYEFFWNNFCDWYVEGTKLSYKSGDDAEKDRITSVLLAVLEESLRLLHPVLPFVTEEIYRKLPEHCAAGASHRAKALITADYPVYCEERIDTAAAARFTALQNIVRLIRALRAECGIDPQLKLHIALYIEAGSPAAAAFENIDLIKLLAGLADIAFIETPADKPANSIGTVGAGFEAFIITGTEVDRSQLAARFTKELEKEKQAVSRLTAKLSNANFTDHAPAEVVEGEREKLRQAERLIEKFTLYLHDLV; from the coding sequence ATGGAAGACATATTGCACACGATTGAATTGGAAAAAGCATATAATCCTAAAGATTTTGAAGATAGAATCTATGCGGATTGGGAAAAACAGGGCTGTTTTAAGCCGGTTAAAAAGACTGACAGTACCGATAGATATGTCGTAGCCATTCCTCCGCCCAATGTAACCGGTGTTCTCCACATGGGACACGGTTTAAACAACGTGTTGCAGGATGTTGTTGTCCGCTACCACCGCATGAAGGGTGATGAAACGCTTTGGATACCCGGTACCGACCATGCCGGTATCGCAACGCAAAATGTGGTTGAACGTCAGCTAAAGGCGGAAGGCAAAACACGGCACGACCTCGGGCGGGAAGCCTTTCTTAAACGCACGTGGGAGGTCAAAGAAAAGCACCACTCGATTATCACCAACCAGCTGCGTAAAATCGGCGCTTCCGTCGATTGGTCTCGGGAACGGTTTACGATGGACGAAGGGCTTTCCTATGCCGTCCGCACCGTATTCGTTACCCTCTATGAACGCGGACTTATCTACCGCGGCAACTATCTGGTTAACTGGTGTCCTTCCTGCGGCACTGCGCTTGCGGACGATGAGGTCGACCATGAGGAGACCAAAGGGGGAATGTACCATATTTTATACCCCCTCGCCGATGAAAACGGTGTGCCTTCTGCGTCGGAATATATCGAAATAGCGACAACCCGTCCCGAAACGCTTTTGGGCGATACCGCCGTTGCCGTACACCCCGAGGATCCCCGCTATACTCATTTAATAGGAAAGAAGCTCGTACTGCCGCTGACCGGCCGCTGTATTCCGATTGTTGCAGACAGCTATGTCGATAAGGAATTCGGGACGGGCGCTGTAAAAATAACCCCTGCCCACGACCCCAATGACTGGGAAGTCGGCAAGCGGCATAATCTCGAAGTTATCAATATATTAAACCCCGACGGTACGCTCAATGCAGCCGTACCCGAAAAATACCGCGGCATGACAGTGAAAGCCGCCCGTGAAGCGGTTATCGCCGATTTGGAAACGGCAGGCTTGTTTAAAGAGAAGGAAAACATTAAACATGCCGTAGGGCATTGCTACCGCTGTCACAGTGTCGTAGAGCCGTATCTTTCTGAGCAATGGTTTGTCAAAATGAAGCCGCTTGCAGACAAGGCGCTTGCCGCGTGGAAAAAAGGCGAACTCGTGTTCTATCCGCAAAAATGGGAAAATACCTACAGCCATTGGATGGAAAACATCCGCGATTGGTGTATTTCGCGGCAGCTGTGGTGGGGGCACCGGATTCCGGTGTGGTATTGCCAAGACTGCGGTAAGATGACCGTTTCGGTAAAAGATGTAACCGAATGTCCCCACTGTAAGAGCGCCGCCCTCAAGCAGGATAGCGATGTACTCGACACGTGGTTTTCAAGCTGGTTGTGGCCGTTCTCTACGCTCGGTTGGCCTGAAAAAACCGAAGATTTGCAGCGCTATTACCCGACCTCCGCCGTCATCACCGCCCATGATATTATCTTCTTCTGGGTTGCCCGTATGATTATGGCGGGGCTTGAATTTACCGGTACCGTTCCATTCCGAGATGTTTATCTGCATGACTTAGTGCGCGATAAACAAGGACGCAAGATGTCCAAATCGCTCGGCAACGGTATTGATCCGCTGAATATTATCGATGAGTACGGCGCCGATGCCCTTAAATTTACGCTTACCTTTATGTGCACGCAGGGGCAGGATATTCTTATCGACAACGAATCCTTTAAACTCGGCTCCCGCTTTGCCAATAAAATCTGGAATGCTTCGCGCTATATCTTAGGAAATCTCGAAGGGCGGCGCATTGTTCCCGTTTCCGCCTCTGAATTAACCGAGCTTGACCGATGGATTTACCACACCCTCAACGAAACGGTTAAAAATGTGCGGGCAGCCTTTGAAGGGTACCGCTATAACGAGGTAGGGCACGGCATTTATGAGTTCTTCTGGAATAACTTTTGCGACTGGTATGTCGAAGGGACGAAGCTTTCCTATAAGAGCGGAGATGATGCGGAAAAAGACCGGATAACCTCGGTTCTGCTTGCCGTTTTGGAAGAATCGCTCCGGCTGCTGCATCCTGTGCTTCCCTTCGTTACTGAAGAAATCTACCGCAAACTTCCCGAACACTGCGCTGCCGGAGCTTCACACCGTGCAAAGGCGCTGATAACCGCCGATTATCCCGTCTATTGTGAAGAGCGTATCGATACGGCCGCTGCGGCACGTTTTACTGCGCTGCAGAATATCGTGCGGCTTATCCGTGCGCTCAGAGCAGAATGCGGTATCGATCCTCAGCTTAAACTGCATATTGCGCTCTATATAGAAGCAGGTTCTCCCGCAGCAGCGGCGTTTGAGAATATCGATTTAATTAAGTTATTGGCGGGACTCGCGGATATTGCCTTTATCGAAACGCCTGCTGATAAACCTGCAAATTCTATCGGGACGGTAGGAGCCGGTTTTGAAGCCTTTATCATTACCGGAACCGAGGTAGATCGCAGTCAATTGGCTGCACGCTTTACAAAAGAACTCGAAAAAGAAAAACAGGCGGTATCCCGTTTAACGGCAAAACTTTCTAATGCAAATTTTACAGATCATGCTCCGGCTGAGGTTGTTGAAGGGGAAAGAGAAAAACTGCGCCAAGCGGAACGGCTGATTGAGAAGTTCACGCTGTATTTGCACGATCTCGTATAG
- a CDS encoding motility associated factor glycosyltransferase family protein — MTVLNRNLAAIRLKQPELAEKLQHSQTGAAYRGIASAKTGEPVPLFASGQALHSLYNPAREAERAVTAAAGFMLFCGLGNGIHIKTFLDKYPQSFCAITESDYESFKQLLSLIDYTELLSDNRIFLLPPYTDNTFETAFTAAYLPALHGTFGYYVLRTWSEYYKAQIKDLPEKIEHALEKIKADFSVQVHFGKIWLRNIFFNLRLASFVKPAYPQSDTTRTALILGAGPSLEAGLSLLKKKRQQYTVFCTDTAFPAVCANGITPEFFIAIDPQHISYQHTIGVIPKETIGIFDLSAQTAGARRFYENGNTFFFTAGGHPLVQTAALFSPFPPLTTGSGTVAVAAYHAAQALGYRHIECSGMDFAYTGGKAYSRGTYLSMQFAGSAAYTCPQEHSFVRLMFRTESYSERTTQGITYRTPLLDSYRAAFEAEKHSIIRWKQADFQKFPYTEFLISFTESLKQNDRNTVISLLPALAWCKAHRKGNLTDMELVSEFISEYTDS, encoded by the coding sequence ATGACGGTCTTAAATAGGAATCTCGCTGCGATACGCCTTAAACAGCCGGAACTTGCAGAAAAACTCCAACACTCTCAAACAGGGGCTGCCTATAGAGGTATTGCATCAGCAAAGACAGGGGAGCCGGTACCGCTCTTTGCATCGGGACAGGCGCTGCATTCTCTCTATAATCCCGCACGGGAAGCAGAACGCGCCGTTACCGCAGCAGCCGGTTTTATGCTCTTTTGCGGACTGGGGAACGGTATTCATATCAAAACTTTTTTAGATAAATATCCTCAATCCTTTTGTGCAATTACGGAATCCGATTATGAATCATTCAAGCAGTTGCTCTCACTCATCGATTATACGGAATTGCTATCGGACAACAGAATATTTCTCTTGCCGCCATATACCGACAACACTTTTGAAACCGCATTCACAGCAGCCTATTTACCTGCCCTACACGGCACCTTCGGTTATTATGTCCTGAGAACATGGAGTGAATACTATAAAGCGCAAATAAAAGATTTACCGGAGAAGATCGAACACGCACTCGAAAAAATCAAAGCGGATTTTTCAGTGCAAGTTCATTTCGGGAAAATCTGGCTGCGCAATATCTTTTTCAATTTGCGCCTCGCAAGTTTCGTCAAACCAGCATACCCGCAAAGCGATACCACCCGAACAGCGCTCATACTGGGAGCAGGGCCAAGCTTGGAAGCCGGCTTATCGTTGCTGAAAAAAAAGCGGCAACAGTACACGGTTTTTTGTACCGATACAGCCTTTCCCGCCGTATGCGCAAACGGTATTACACCGGAATTCTTCATCGCGATTGACCCGCAGCATATCTCATATCAGCATACCATCGGCGTTATCCCCAAAGAGACGATCGGTATTTTCGACCTTTCGGCACAAACTGCAGGAGCGCGCCGCTTTTATGAAAACGGCAACACTTTCTTTTTTACAGCAGGCGGACACCCACTTGTCCAAACAGCCGCGCTTTTTTCTCCATTTCCACCACTAACCACGGGTTCCGGTACCGTTGCAGTCGCCGCCTACCATGCAGCACAAGCGCTCGGTTACCGGCATATTGAATGCAGCGGAATGGACTTTGCCTACACCGGCGGCAAGGCATATAGCCGCGGCACCTATCTTTCGATGCAATTTGCCGGCAGCGCGGCGTACACTTGCCCACAAGAACACTCGTTTGTCCGCCTTATGTTCCGTACCGAAAGCTACAGCGAGCGCACAACACAAGGCATCACCTATCGAACGCCGCTCTTGGATTCCTACAGGGCAGCTTTTGAAGCGGAAAAACACAGCATCATCCGCTGGAAACAGGCCGACTTTCAAAAATTTCCGTATACGGAATTTCTTATTTCCTTTACCGAAAGTTTAAAACAAAACGACCGGAATACCGTAATATCTCTTCTTCCCGCACTTGCATGGTGTAAAGCTCATAGAAAAGGAAATTTGACTGATATGGAACTTGTATCGGAATTCATTTCGGAGTATACTGATTCATGA